From the Brachyspira intermedia PWS/A genome, the window ATACTAAAAAAATACAAAGTATTGAAGTTAATATTTTATTCATTCATTATCTCCTTTTATTTATTTTATTTGAAATTTTTTATATTATAAAAATTTGATTATGGAGTTACCACGCCAAACCAAAATTCCGGCATATCAAATGATGATAGAAAATCATTAAATTTGTTCTTATCATTTATATCTAAATTATCAATATTTTTTGTAAATAATGCTTTTTTGAAATTATTTATGTCTGCATTGATTTGTATATCAGTTTCTTCATTATTATAATTTTTATATTTCAATACAGAATTTTCTATTTTTATTAAATATTTATTTTCATCTGATAGATTTAAATATATGCTTATATCTTTTGCCTTATCCGGATTTAATGAAACAGATAAATAATCTAAAACTTTATATATAGGCAGACTATTTATAATATCTTTAGAATCTGTTTTTTGAATTTGTCTGTTTTCATCTATACCATTTCTAAGTTCATAAGCACCAGTAAGCAAATAAGCTCTCCAAACCGCAGATTCGCTTTGATATCCTAATTGTTCCATAGCATCGGCACTGAGTCTTCTTGCTTCTATATTATTAGGATTGGCAAAAACAACATGATTTAGTACTTCAACAACCCATCTGTATTCGCCTTTATCATAATATTTTTTAGCCATTTTGATGATATTCTTCTCTCCTCCCATAAACTCAACATATCTTTTTGCTGACTCTTCAGGAGGAAGTTTATATAAATTAGCAGGATTTCCATCCCACCAAGCACCGAAATAAAAATCATAAACAGCTTTTACATTATGATTGACAGTACCATAATAATTTCTATTATAAAATTCTTTAGATAAACTGTCTGGTATTTGTATTTTTTCTGCTATCTCTAATGGAGTATATCCCATATTAGCAAGTCTTAAAGTTTGATCATGAATATATTTGTATATATCAGACTGCTTTGTTAAAAATACTTGAATATTTTCATCTCCCCATATAGGCCAAGTATGAGATCCGAATAATACTTCAGTTCTGCCTGATAAAAATTCCTTTGATTTTGATATAACATCAGACCATAAAATTGCATCTCTTGTTTTAGCACCTCTCAATGTTGATAAATTATGTAATGAATGGTTCATCACGTCTCCTCCTGAAGCTGCTTTGTATTTTGGTATATAAACAATGAATTCGGAAGGTGCTTCAGTATTTTGTGCCATTAAAAATTCAAATTCAATTCCGTCAATGGAATATGATTCATAATCTTTTGAAATAATTTTTGTAGGCTTTACTATGCTTGCTTCTCCTCCTGCGACTTTTTTGCCGAATCCTATGTCTACATTTCCTTTTTCATCTTCTTCAAGTAAATTTCCATACATATATAATGCTCTTCTTCCCATCACATTTCCAGCTAGAAGATTTTCAGATATTGCCTCTTCAAAGAATCCTTTAGGTGCGATTATTGGTATATTTTTATTTTCATCTGTAATTACAGCCTTTATTCCTCCGAAATGATCTATATGCGAATGAGTAAATATTATGCCTGTTATAGGATCATCACCTAAATTCTTTCTGAAAAGTTTTAATGCCTTTTCTGCAGATTCTTTTACAGTTAATGGATCCATTACTATCCAGCCTGTATCTCCTTTTATAAAAGTGATGTTGGCAATATCAAAAGCTCTTATCTGGTATATGCCTTCTGTTACTTCAAATAATCCTGATATATTATTTAATTGAGCCTGCCTCCATAGGGAAGGATTAACAGTATCTGGGGCAGGCTGATTCGATATGAAGGGGAAGGATATATTATCATCTGAAGTCTCTATAAAGCCTCTTTTAGCATTTTCAAAATCAGTATTGTCATTAAATGGCAAGTAGTTTTTTAATTTTTCATTTTCTTTTTTTGTGTGTTCTGTTGCATCTTTTCTTTTGGAATTGAAATTATTAGAAGAACAGGATATTAAAAAAATACAAAGTATTGAAGTTAATATTTTATTCATTGCTTACCTCTTTGTGTTTGTAGAATTGATTCTATGAATAAATTCAATGAATTGATTCTATAATATAATTGCAATTTGTCAAGTTATTTGTTATAATTCTTTTATGAAAAAGATAGAAAAAGTAACAAGAAAAGAACAAGCAGAGCAAACAAAGAAAAAAATAGTAGAAACTACTATGAATTTATTGAAAGAACATTCATTAAATGAGCTTCAAATTAAAGATATTTGCACTAATGCTGATATATCTATAGGAAATTTTTATCATTATTTCACTAATAAGCAGGAAATAATATTTTATATTTTCAATACTAATGCTGAAGTATATAAAGAGAAAATATTATCAAGGGATAAGACTAATTCTTATAAAGATATATTATATGCTTTTAAAGAATTTTCTAAATTGGTTGCGGAATTAGGCGGGGATTTAATACTTGAAATATTTAATTATAGTATTATGAATAGGAATAATGCTTTATTATCAAAAGATGCTTTTTTTTATAATCATATTTTATCTTTGGTTGATTCATTAAAAAAATCAAATTTAGTTATATATGATGACAGTGCAGAGTCTATAACTAAAAGGTTTATAGTGTTTTTTAGGGGATTTTTTTATGAATGGGCTTTATCAAATAGTAATTTTAATCTTGTGAAAGAAACTGAAAAAGAAATGAAATTATATTTATCTTTATTTATAAAAATAGATGATTAATTTTTTTATTATTGTTATTTTTTATTGTTGCTAATAAAAATTGTTCTCTCTAAGGCTCTTCCAAGTAAACTTCTTAGAGGCTCATAATTGTTATAATTAGCTTTATAATATTTAGAAATCCATTATTTAATAATTTCTTTTATTATTCTATGGAAATTTTTATATTCAATCTTTTCTATTTCTTCATCATTGAAACCGGCTTCTTTTAATTTTATTATAATATCATAAGATTTGGAGGCATTTTCTAAGCCTTTTACAGCAGGAGGAACTTCCTCATCTTCAAAATATTCATTATAATCAAATCCAAGTCCTATATGATCTATACCTATTTTATCGGCTATGTATTTTATATGATCTACGGCTCTGTTTAAAGTTTGTTTATCTGTGTCTTCATCTGTAAAATCTTTGTATGAATTATATCCAATAACCCCATTTACATCTCTTATAGCTTTTAATTGTTCATCTGTAAGATTTCTCATACTATTGCATAATGCTCTGGCATTAGAATGAGAAGCTATAATAGGGGCAGAGGTAATATCCATAATATCAAAGAATGATTTATCATTAAGATGAGATACATCAACTATCATTCCTTTTTCCTGCATCTTTTTTACCGCTTTTTTTCCTAATGAAGTTAATCCTCTGTTTGAATCTCCTCTTGCTCCTGTTGCAAGTTTATTTTCTTCATTCCAAGTAAGGCTTGCATGCCTTGCTCCAAATTCATAATATTCATCTAATAAATTAATATTATCATCGATAGATATAAGCCCTTCAAAACCTATAAAAATATATAATTTATTTTCTTTTTGTGCTTTTATTATATCATCATAGCTTTTTGCTATTAATATTACATCATCAATGTATTCTAATTCTTTTTTTATTGCATCTTGTATTTCTCTTACTCTTTCTAATGCTCTATTGTAATTTTTAGGCTCAGTCCATATAACAAATATTGAACCTCCTATTTTTCCTTTTATTAAATTATCATAATGATATTTTTTTATGATATTATTTTCGCCTTTAGAAATTTTTACAGTTACATCTGTCCATATATCTGAGTGAGCATCAAAAATCATATTTATTTACCTTTATTATATTAGTTAATTTCATCATTATTTGATTCATTTGTAGACTCATTTTTTTGAAATAGAATAATATTTCTTACTGCCGCATATACAACAAGGCATGATAATACTTTATCAATTATATTTGTTAATAATCTCATTAAGAAAGATGCCTGGAAGAACCCAAAACCATTTTCATTTAATAGTCTTATAAAACTGTCTATTGTTGTACCTGTAAATCCATCAGATAAAATTATAGATATTGGAGTTCCTATCAAAGGTGATAATATTCCAATTATAATTCCTGATATAATAGCTGTTATAATACCAAATTGAAATTTTTTAGCTGCAATGCCAATTATTATACCTATTAATGCATTTACTATTGCAAAATTTAAATGCGAATAGCTTAGAAATATTGATATTATAAGATTTGTTAATATTCCAACAATAGCGCCATAAATAGGGCCTAGAATAACAGCCGACAAAATAGTACCCACTGAATCTAAAAATAAAAATGGTATTTTTAACAATAATACTATGAATGTTAAAGCAAAATTTATTACTATTGATATAAATACTATTAATATATTATATTTTAAATCATTATTCATAATTTTAACCGAAAATATAATTGACTCATTCCTAAATATACAATGATAAACTTTATTTTTCAATATATTTATTTTAATTATAATAATTTATTTTGTTAATTCAATTAGTATTTTTTATTTATAATGGTGATTGTTTTCCCTTTTTAAAAAAAGTATATGTTTAATAGCTAAGGTTACCAATATTGAAGACAATAACTTATCTATTATAGCACTTGATATTGTAGTTATAGTTACAGATATAATAAAACTTTTTCCGCTATTTTGAATAAGCTGGATAAAATTATCTATTGGTTTATTAGTAACTCCCTTAGCTGCAATTATCACTATGGGTAATGATACAATAGTAGAAATTAATCCTATTATTATACCTGATATGATTGAAACTTTTATTTTTGAAAAATCATATTTCCTTGCTATTACTCCAGCAGTTAATCCTATAACTACATTTACTATTGCAAAATGTAAATTAACATAGTCTACTGTCATAGATATGATAAAATTTGTAGCAATACCTACAACAGCACTATATATAGGTCCAAGTGTAACAGCGGTTAATATAGTACCAGCAGAATCCATAAATAAAAATGGTATTTTTAATATTATTACCAAATGCCCCATTATAATATTTGCTAAAATACTAATTATCATTATAGTGATATCATATATAATCTTATTTTTCATAAAAAAATCCAATATGTTTTCTTTACGCTATAATTTTCGTTTTTAAAATTTATAAATTTATATATATGAGTGAAAATATTTATAAAAAAACCTCTAATAAAATTATTTATTAGAGGGAATGTATTATTAATACTAATTATATTTTTTATGATTATTTAGCAGTATAAGCAACCATAGTCATCCAAGATAATGGTTTATTATAATGAGGTAGGAAGAAGAAGTCTGATAAAGCAAATTCCTGAACAGTCATACCTCTTTGTATAGCAATAGAGAATGCATGTATAGCTTCAGCATGGTTGTTTTTAGAAGCAATTTGAGCACCTAATAAACGTCCAGTATCTTCTTCATAAACTATTTTTACTAATACTTCTTCATGAGTAGGCATAAATTCTGGTCTTTCAGAATCTTTGAAGAAATTAGATTTTGCTTTTAATCCTTTTTTCTTAGCAGTCTCTTCAGACCAACCAGTAGAAGCCATATTATATCCAAATACGCATATAGCATTAGAACCTTGAGTTCCGCAGTATTCAACATGTTTGCCTAAAGCATTGTTAGCAGCAACAATACCCATTCTTACAGCATTAGTAGCTAAAGCAATATATTCTTGCTTTTCAGAAGCTCTTGAATATACGCTAGCACAGTCACCTATAGCATAAACATCAGGATCTTTGCTAGTTTTCATAGTAGTATCTACTACAATAGCACCATTAGGAAGAGTTTCTAAATAGTCTTTATAAAGGTCGCTATTAGGTTTGAAACCAACAGACATAACTACCATATCTACTTCATAAGAACCTTTGTCAGTAACAACTTTTTTAACTCTGTCATCACCTTCAAATTTCTTAACAGTTTCACCTAAATGCATTTCTATACCAGCTTCTTTGATTCTTTTTTCAGCTTCATCAGTGATTTCTTTATCGAAGTAATTACCCATAACTCTAGGCAAAGCTTCCATCAATATAACTTCTTTACCATGATTTTTGAATGCTTCTATAAGTTCAACACCTATATAACCAGCACCAACTACCATAACTTTTTTTACTTCAGGTTTTTTTAATTCTTCGATAATTTCTTGACCTTGCTGATAAAGTTTAGAGAAGAAAATACCTTTTTTAAGGCCATAAGTAGTTCCTTCCTGTTTTAATCCTTCTATAGGAGGAGTTACAGGCCAAGAACCAGTAGCAAGAATAAGTTTGTCATAAGTGTCTTCAAACTCTTTTCCTGTTTTTAGTTCTTTTACATATAATTTTTTGTTAGCCCAGTCTATTTTAGTAACATCATGTCCCATATGAACTTCTACGCCTTCGCTTTTTAAGCTTTCAGGACTAGCATAAAATAAACCTTTAGGATCTTTAACTACTCCTCCAACCCAAAGTGCGATACCGCAAGCTAGGAAAGATATATTATCGTTTCTATCATAAGTAACTACCTGACAATTAGGATCTGTAGCTTTCAAAGTTTTTACTGCCCATGTACCAGCATGGTTACAGCCTATTACAATCACTTTCATAATAATTTAACCCCTTATTAAAAAATTCAATTTAAAATTGCTGTTTATTATAGTACAAAAAAAATACTTAGTCAAGTTATATTATATGTATCTTAGGAATTTTAATATCTTTTGTATGTTTTTTATATAATGTTTTCACTAATTAGAATAAATTATGATAATAAAAAGTATTAAATGTATATAAATTTTACAAAAAATATTTATATTATATAATATTAGCATTTATGTTTATAAAATATAGTTTTAATATTCTTTTATGGCTATATGAATAGTAGTATTTATATGTATAATATTATGTGATATTGTTATATTATATAATAAAAATATTATAGGTATAATGTATTGATATTTATACTTTTTATGCTATATTATTAAAAAATTGAAATTTATTATGGGTTTTGATTATGACAAATTTTAATGAATATTTTTTAATGGAAGAGAAAGATGTGCTACTTTATGTAAAAAATAAATTA encodes:
- a CDS encoding alkyl/aryl-sulfatase, giving the protein MNKILTSILCIFLISCSSNNFNSKRKDATEHTKKENEKLKNYLPFNDNTDFENAKRGFIETSDDNISFPFISNQPAPDTVNPSLWRQAQLNNISGLFEVTEGIYQIRAFDIANITFIKGDTGWIVMDPLTVKESAEKALKLFRKNLGDDPITGIIFTHSHIDHFGGIKAVITDENKNIPIIAPKGFFEEAISENLLAGNVMGRRALYMYGNLLEEDEKGNVDIGFGKKVAGGEASIVKPTKIISKDYESYSIDGIEFEFLMAQNTEAPSEFIVYIPKYKAASGGDVMNHSLHNLSTLRGAKTRDAILWSDVISKSKEFLSGRTEVLFGSHTWPIWGDENIQVFLTKQSDIYKYIHDQTLRLANMGYTPLEIAEKIQIPDSLSKEFYNRNYYGTVNHNVKAVYDFYFGAWWDGNPANLYKLPPEESAKRYVEFMGGEKNIIKMAKKYYDKGEYRWVVEVLNHVVFANPNNIEARRLSADAMEQLGYQSESAVWRAYLLTGAYELRNGIDENRQIQKTDSKDIINSLPIYKVLDYLSVSLNPDKAKDISIYLNLSDENKYLIKIENSVLKYKNYNNEETDIQINADINNFKKALFTKNIDNLDINDKNKFNDFLSSFDMPEFWFGVVTP
- a CDS encoding TetR/AcrR family transcriptional regulator gives rise to the protein MKKIEKVTRKEQAEQTKKKIVETTMNLLKEHSLNELQIKDICTNADISIGNFYHYFTNKQEIIFYIFNTNAEVYKEKILSRDKTNSYKDILYAFKEFSKLVAELGGDLILEIFNYSIMNRNNALLSKDAFFYNHILSLVDSLKKSNLVIYDDSAESITKRFIVFFRGFFYEWALSNSNFNLVKETEKEMKLYLSLFIKIDD
- a CDS encoding dipeptidase; amino-acid sequence: MIFDAHSDIWTDVTVKISKGENNIIKKYHYDNLIKGKIGGSIFVIWTEPKNYNRALERVREIQDAIKKELEYIDDVILIAKSYDDIIKAQKENKLYIFIGFEGLISIDDNINLLDEYYEFGARHASLTWNEENKLATGARGDSNRGLTSLGKKAVKKMQEKGMIVDVSHLNDKSFFDIMDITSAPIIASHSNARALCNSMRNLTDEQLKAIRDVNGVIGYNSYKDFTDEDTDKQTLNRAVDHIKYIADKIGIDHIGLGFDYNEYFEDEEVPPAVKGLENASKSYDIIIKLKEAGFNDEEIEKIEYKNFHRIIKEIIK
- a CDS encoding FAD-dependent oxidoreductase, which gives rise to MKVIVIGCNHAGTWAVKTLKATDPNCQVVTYDRNDNISFLACGIALWVGGVVKDPKGLFYASPESLKSEGVEVHMGHDVTKIDWANKKLYVKELKTGKEFEDTYDKLILATGSWPVTPPIEGLKQEGTTYGLKKGIFFSKLYQQGQEIIEELKKPEVKKVMVVGAGYIGVELIEAFKNHGKEVILMEALPRVMGNYFDKEITDEAEKRIKEAGIEMHLGETVKKFEGDDRVKKVVTDKGSYEVDMVVMSVGFKPNSDLYKDYLETLPNGAIVVDTTMKTSKDPDVYAIGDCASVYSRASEKQEYIALATNAVRMGIVAANNALGKHVEYCGTQGSNAICVFGYNMASTGWSEETAKKKGLKAKSNFFKDSERPEFMPTHEEVLVKIVYEEDTGRLLGAQIASKNNHAEAIHAFSIAIQRGMTVQEFALSDFFFLPHYNKPLSWMTMVAYTAK